The segment TGTTATGTCTTGGATAAGTGTATATTGGGACATatttttgtggtatggtgtgtttgatggtttctcttgtatgaaCCAACAGACTCGCATTTACACCATTATGGATGTTTGCAAACCCGCTTTCATTGAGataacctattgtttgagagtctagtccacgcaTCGGATATTCACAACATCTTGACTTTTATAGCCATTGGTGTAGATAATCCATTGCAATATCAAAAACTAGGATTGCTCTCCACATTTTACCCAACAAATCCCATTGATCCACTCATTCTCCATCTTCTTTCATTTGTCTTGGgactccaatttattcattcaTCCCCCCTTCTCCTTCTACAACCCCACATATTTTATTATACTATAGTTGGCACATCACACAAACTTATTCATTTCCAATGGCATTTGCATAGTTGCCATGTTTGCATTTGTTTATTATTGCATTCACTTTATTGCATTGCATCTTTTCATTATATTTTGCATGTCATTTTAGGTTTCATTTGCATCTTTTAAGACTCgcattcattcatctcattttcatttcattttagatttaatATGTCATTTCATTAgttcattttatttctttatcaTTATAGGATTCATTTTATCCTAGGATTCATTTCATGTCATATCATTCTTTTCAAgttcattgcattatcattttacATTCTTTAGAATTCATTCCATCACATAATCATTGTAGGATTCATTGCACTTTATCATTTTAGGATTCATCTCATTGCATatcaatcatttcatttcatttcattttatgtaactttcacatcatttcattgcattcatttttcatctcattaTACATTTCCGTATCATAATAAATATCATACATAGATGtcatcataacatcatattcataTGAATCTTTTATAATTATTAGATCATACAGACATCAtcatatatctatgtatacataaTCCATCTTGCATACAACATGAGTTAGGAAcgtcatatacatatatatgtatatatgtatgtatgtatgtatatatatgtatgtatgtatgtatgtatgtatgtattttatatatgtatgtataaaatgacatacatacatatatataaaatacacacacacacacacacacacacacatatgtgtgtgtgtgtgtgtgtatacatatatatatgtatgtgtgtgtgtgtgtatatatatatatatacatatctatctatctatacatatacatatatatatatatatgtgtatatgtatatacatatatgtatatatatatacatatatatatatatatacatgtatacatatacatatatatctatatacatgtatacatatacatatatatatatatacatgtatacatatacatatatatatatatatatatacatgtatacatatacatatatatatatatacatgtatatatgtatatacatgtatatatatatacatatatacatgtatatatatatacatgtatacatgtatatacatgtatacatgtatatacatgtatatatatatatatatatatatatatatatatatatatacatatatatatatatatatatatatatatatatacatgtatatacatgtatacatgtatatatatatacatgtatacatgtatatacatgtatacatgtatatatatatacatgtatacatgtatacatatatgtatacatgtatatatatatatatatatatatatatatatgtatacatgtatatatatatatatatatatatatatatatgtatacatgtatatatatatatatatatatatatatatatatatatatatatatatatatatatatacatgtatacatatatatatatatgtatacatgtatagatatatatatatgtatacacatatatatatatacatatatatatatatgtatacatgtatacatatatatatatacatgtatacatatacatatctatatgcatatgtatacatatacatatatgtatgtatatgtatatacatatatacatatatgtatgtatatatatatatatatgtatatacatacatatatgtatatatgtatatacatatacatatagatatgcatatacatatatgtttacatgtatacatatatgtatacatgtatatatatatatatatatatatatgtatacatgtatatatatatatatatatatatatatatatatatatatatatatatacatgtatacatatatatatatatgtatacatgtatagatatatatatatgtatacacatatatatatatacatatatatatatatgtatacatgtatacatatatatatatacatgtatacatatacatatatgtatatacatatacatatctatatgcatatgtatacatatacatatatgtatgtatatgtatatacatatatacatatatgtatgtatatatatatatatatgtatatacatacatatatgtatatatgtatatacatatacatatagatatgcatatacatatatgtatatatatgtatgtatatatacatatatacatatatgtatatatacatacatatatatacatatatgtatatacatatatacatatatgtatatatatatatatagatatatgtatatacatatatgtatatatgtatatatatagatatatgtatatacatatatgtatgtatatacatatatatatgtatgtatgtatatatatatatagatatgtatatatatacatatatgtgtgtgtatatatatatatacaaaaccgTGAGAGTCCatgagatatatatgtatgtatatatacatatatgtatatatatgtatgtatatacatatagatatgtatatacatatacatatatgtatatatacatatatctatatatatacatatatatatatatatatgtatatatatacatatatatatatatgtatatatatgtatatatgtatatatatatgtatatagatatatgtatatacatagatatatgtatatatatatatatgtatgtatatatatatgtatgtatatatacatacatatatatatatatatatacatatatctatgtatatacatatatctatatgtatatagatatatatacatatatatacatacatacatatatatatacatatatatacatacatacatatatatatatacatacatacatacatacatacatacatacatatatatatatagatatgtatatatatacatatatgtgtgtgtatatatatatatacaaaaccgTGAGAGTCCATGAGATATCTAGTGCACTCTTTGTTGGCACCTGGATCCGCCCATCCTCCTAAGGGTCCTGCTGGTGGAGGTCGAGGGGTGCGCATGCCTACTGATCCTTTTGATGGCTAACTCTATGTGTTTTGAGATTTGGTGCTCTCAATGAGTGAAGTTTCTCTATACTCTACGAGCATAACCTGATGATAGAGATCCTTGTAATATTGGACCTCTCATGCCATATGCTTTATCTATGTCTGAGCACCCATCACCTCACTAAGAACCTATGACATGAATGTGGGTATCAATAGATATGTGGCCATATCCCTCTCCCCCCTCAGCTTAGTGATATCATCCTAGCTCCAAGTCAGTTGTGCCCTCACTCCCTCAAGCTCCTCGATCCTTCCCCACCATCTCTCCTCACCTAGCCTCCTGCAGTACCTTGGTGATAGCATATGCCTATGTCCAATAGGCATCCCTCTCCATCATCATTGCCTCAAGAGCCACTTGTGGGGTGTCCCTCTCTACTCGCACCCTCTCCACCTCGGGCTGTAGGCTCTTTGCAAGAGCCAACTCTCAATTTGCTTAGGATCTCTCCCTTGCCACCTCATCTGCTAAAATCACTACCCGAGCTCTCTTTGTATCTATCTCCATAGCCACTTGGTCAAACATGGCTTGTGTGATCTTTTCCTATGGCTATTTTTGTGCTGGTGTTGGTGGAGGTCCTACAAGTGTTGGTACTACCATTCAGACCTATACCTATGTTGTAAGTTGTCCCTATATTGGTGATGCCTACACCTGTGCCCGAGGACCTTGTTCTTCTCTCCTTCACCCTCTCCTATGATCTCTCCCCACTCTTTGTCCTCTCTTGGCTCCTCTGGCCTCTCCAGCTCTGCATCCCTCTCCTCCATCTTCTCCATCATCCCCATCTCCTCCAACAACCTGATCGACCACTAGAGAAGCCTCATCTGGTCCCAGTACACTTGGAATCATCAGTCAAGCCAATCAATGGAACTCCCACCATGTTGCATATGCACCTGTAGTCCCAACATCTATAACCTCTAGCTTTGAATCCTAGTCCACTAGAATTGTCCCTATGAAGCTAATTTGTGTGAGGAATAGGCCTATGGAATCCCCCATGTGATTGTCTCTCATGTAACCAGGGGGTGTGTAAGATCCTCACCAACTATATCTTGTTGTAGCTCGAATTGTCTCATCACCCGATGAGGCAGGTACTAATCTAAAATATGGACCATCCATCCCATCAACCAACACTATGTATGTACAAAGGATAGATAATAGGCATCATTGGCCCATTGCTCACATAACCTCTATAGTTTCCATGTTAAATCCGTTATCTCATTCATGCACTGTTGCCAATAGCCCACAAAGCCTACTTGAATGTAATGTAGTGGACCTCCATATTTATCTACATAAGGAAACTATGGTCACCGCTCCCTAACTCCCAATGGCTGACATACAACTATATGTTCAAACGCCCATACATGTAACAATGTGACTCTGATACCTAGGCTCTTGTACCCTCAATAGACACACATGTGAATACCGTGATACAATTGCCCTAGTATGGTATACCCTCGGGTGATCTAAACACCATCCTCCATAATATAATATAGACACTTGCACCAACCAATCGAGAAACCATGCCCACTGAGGTTGGGCATCATCCGTCCATTAATAAACCTACATAACACCAATCTATAAATTTGTTGATGTCGCTCCATGGCTGGCTCTAGTATCATCCATGTTTTTCAGCCCATCGAAATTCATTTATTTGACAGAGATGGTGTAGGTAGTGATCCCCATGGTCTAGTCAATACTTTGGGATCACTCCTCAAATGGGCACTCGCAAtatgcaccacacatcctctaaggtTATAGATGTCTCTCATGTAGGTAAATGAAATGAACATGTATCAATGTGTCCTCGCTCCATGAGTGCAGTCATCATAGTTGTATGGGCTCAAATCTACGGTCAATCATGCACCCACTGCAATTCAGCCTGTATTAAGACTATTCGCTCCACACTGCTCAATTTGCATTGATAGTGCATAGTCGAGGGCCAACACTCCCAAGATTGCAATGGACCTAATGATTCCTACATCCATGAATGAACTCATATCAGCCATTTTATTTCTAGCCTTCCCTTTTTTCCCCTCCCAGTACCTTGAGGCATCCCATGCATATCCCTTTAATCCTTCCCCCCCTTTTTCTCCCCCATATCTCTTCCCATAGAGACAGTTTTTCTCCCTATGGAGACATCAAAACTATGTTGCTTGTGTCATTTTTCAAGGTGTAGATGTCATTTGTTAGTTTGCCTTTTCCCCTTCCCTTTCTTGCACATCACAAACGTCAAATCTTAAATCGACACTTGCGCATGCGCCCCTATGTCTGTGTCTCGATAGGTTTCCCCTCATTTAATACCCCTAATAAATGCCTATCTACTCAAATGACAGGTTGGATTAGGGGTACATACTGGTGGCTCATACTTGAGCAGTCGCTGGAACAATCTAACCCAATCACTACGCTACTCGTGACATGGGATTTGCACCATCTTTGCTGGCTCTGCTCTGGACTTTCTACTACTCATGTAATTGGGTGTGTGAAAATGACTCTCCTATGGGCCCCATGTGGCCTATATAAGCCTTTCTTTTGCCCTTCCATCGTCCTTTCTCCACTTCTTTTCCCCCCTTTTTCCATTCCCTTCTTCTGTTTCTCTTTCCTCTCATCTTTTTCCTCATTTTTTCTTCCACTGTTTTCTTCTTTATCAAGAATTTTCtcatataattcaaaattttcctattaaattctcgagggggcatccctTTGGCTTCTTTTACCTGTCGTCAAACCTTGTCATCACgtaaaagaggagcaaaatgtaaacgtctaaaattaattaaattaatattaaattaatttagtcTTTTCGCATAATTAATCATATTAATTATGTCGGCCCTCATTCTTCTCATaactaattaaattatattttaattaatttttcactatagtcatataattaatttatgaaattaaatatatCCAATTCTTCTAAAAATGTATTCCCAACCTTAGTCAATATTCTCATCTAATCCTGATTAGTTAACTAATTCCAATCAATTAGCTAATACCTTGATTCCTACAAATATTCCTCCTAATCAccatcacttagcctaattaatcttAGTCTAATCATGATCATCATTTccctcaattttaaattcccccactaATTCTCTCTCCTTTTGTCCCATCCTCCTGATTCATCCATTTGCATCCTAATCCTCTATTAGCTCACCTAATCactccccttaatcatttgcatattCCCAATCATcatgattagggatgggtcaactctttgccataaatggctttcccatttCACCTACCAACCTTAAATGCCACCAATTTTTGTTTATCCAAGAAATTTCAAACTCCTTTAATCTCCCCATgtcctctcttcccaaggaattttaattcATATATGCTTTATTCTTCCAATGCTCACTCTttcttgggaatttttaattcctcttgtcctctcccaaagaatttttaattcctttctcctCTTCCTAaggtacttggggatctcttccccatgtacttgagaagtgtggagacaagaaatgcctttatggaaaatctcttggataGATCTCCCACTTGTCCCCTTAAATCCTtgtttcaatcttagccatccatctcctttcaatcctagccatccattctaggcccctcaaatctataaattgcaGTCTCCTCCCTTCACAAAGCATCCATAATTTTCATATtgtcatgttgtccatttgagccCAAGAAATAACACCATTGTTATGCCAAAATCTTGCCAAACCTAATCCATTTATCCACCCTTTAAGCATTATCATCTTGTTGTGTTTTGGAGAGCAATCCACCCCCCTCAACatcaaggagaaaatcaagtggagacaAGGGCGCAACTTCCACTTCTAGCTCAATCGGAGGAGGTGCAAAAAGAAGGTATAAAAGAGGTTATTTGTGTATTGTGAATGTTAATAATGTGTTTATGATCTAGTTTATGCATCTAATCTTCTAACCATTTTCCTCATCCTCACATACAACAAGCAATGTAAGGGCATAGTGATAAACAAGGAGCATATAAGTAAGCATAAGAGCAAACATGCCAAGTCATATAAGAAATATGCCCTTGAGCGAGACAAGGAAAACATGATGAAAGTGTAAAATAGGAATAATAAAAAAGGTCAAGTGTAAATTCATAAGGTGAATTGATAAATAAGCAAGGGGGATCACAACAAACATGACATAAAAAAGGTCCAAGTATAAATGATACTGAATGCAAGGAAGAAGTGATGTGAAAAGCACAACATGTACTTAGAGTCACTTGTGTCAACATGCACCACTAAAGGTGTCGTTGTGTCATCCACATGTTAATCAAGAACATAAAAACATGAatccaagaaaagaaagaaaaataataataatgtggcAAGTAATGATACGTGAGGATGCCCTAATTGACGAagtcatttgtcattatttttatcAAGTGGTTTTTCCTTTATGTCATGTGTAATCTCAATATAAGGCATGCTATAGTGAAAAAGACCAATTTCATGACACACATGATTTTTTTCCATATGATTTGTCTTGTTAAATGAGGGGGGTATGGTATCATGAGTATACTCAATGCTTATCTTCCTTTTGTTTGTAAGTTCTTAAACTTTGTATTTGAATGTAATCTCTTTGTCCTTAGAATATCCATGTGTATGATGATAGGCACAAAAAACATTTATCCTTGCATGATTTGACAAGAGATGAGGTAGTGAGAATGTGTTTCAAATGTAGTTATAATACTATATGTGTGGCCTCTAGCTAGTTCAAAAGAGTATATCATTCAATGAAAGATAGGTTTGGTAGATGTATGCGCCATATGGATAAAAGGAAAATAGTGATCAAGATAAATCATGATAACACTTGTGGACTCTAGGTTTAAAAAATAAGCAATGAAAGCATATTCTAGATTCATAATGAAGCAAAAAAGAAAACAAGATTAATCAAACCATTGTAATGCTCTACCACTAAGATAACTCACTAATCAATAAGATTTTGTCCTTCAACTACTCAAAATAAGTGATCAGAAATAATTTAATATGTAGACAAGTATCATTAGTACCACCATAATAAAGTAATATTCCCTCACAAAAACCCATAATGTCATTGTATAATGTATGGTAAGGTAATAAAGTATAAATATGAGCTACATGAGAAGAAAATGAGCTAACATTGAGATGTATAGAATCATGGTTCATCATGTAAGACACCATTGTGTGAAAGAATAATGGATATCCATATCCCTGACATGAGATGCAAAAATGTGATCATCATAAAATGCATTATGTATAGAAGGTAATTCATTTCAAGTGCATGCATTTATGCACATAGGGTATCATGTCATATAAGAGAAGCATATGGGCATAATTATGCCATGAATATGtagggaaggtgcaacctcataaGTGGTCATCACATGTATATCTCATGATAAATTTGCACTAGGCATGTGCTAGTCGCTATCAAATGTCATGGGATGAATACAATTCATATGAGACTCATGACAAAGTGAAGTTTGTTTAAAATACAAGGATAAGTAATAACAAACTCTATGAAACTTAGGAGAGCTCACAATCATAACAAATAACATCTTCATTGAAGATGCATCCCCATGCATGTGATAAAAAGTCGTAAGTGCATCAAGGATGAGGGATAGAAATTAACGAGTGTGAAAAGACCTCAAATTTTGAAATTATGCATGAATAGTCACTAAGGACTATGAGAACCCATGATAAAATGGTGTATCAATGAAGTGCAATCAAGGCATATAAGGATGAGACAATGTAAGTCCAAGCCCTAACATGGATATATCAATGATACACAAATAAGGGTGGATTCAAATCctaataaaatataaaatgaagGATATAAAAAATTTTAAATGGCAATAAAAGATTGAAAGCCTAGAGGTGAATTCAAGGGTTAACAAGGTGGGCAAAAGCTTACACAATAAAAAGATGCAAACCCTAGAAGGAAATATATCATAATGAAGTAGCAATAAATAAGAACACAACCCTAGTAAGAtctaaaaataataaagaaaatgaaaaacttgGGTTCATAAAAAgtgcaaagaaataaataaatttaagtggATTAATCTAAGCTAATTAAAATATATGCAATAATCAAAGTACAATTAACATAAACCAATCTTCAAAGTTCAAGAAAATTGAAATATTATTTTAAGAAATTAAATGCAAAAGATATGTTTCCTTTACTTAACAATGTTGAAGAATGAAAGTTATTGTCGTGCAAAAATTCAAGTGCCTTAGTCTAAAAATTAATGCTTATAGCCCAATAAGTGTTTTAAGTTCTACATGCTCTAAAATGTTGTTTTGTTAGGATTATTGAACTCGAGCATCATTGGAATGACTTGATGCACAAGATCCCTCTATAACGCATGCGATCACCCTAACAAAATATACATGTGACTTATAACCTATATGACCTCAATCTCTAATATTGCAGATACACAAGGATTGACAAtatttaaaaattccttgggaaagttGTCAAATTACAAAGGTAAAGTTCTCTTCGATCAAACGCCTTGTCATATTGACCTTATGACCTTGGGTGGATGTTTGAAGACAACATTCTACATTCTCGAACATGTAAATTTCTtatgaaaaaatatcaatgcaatgAGCTTCTTTAAGTGCTCAAATTTGAAATATTCCTATAATCATTTCTCCTTGTTCAACCATATGAACTCTCCTTATTAATTATTACAAGTTAAATGTCTACTCAATAACAATAAGTCATGCCATTGTCTACTAAGTTGACTTCCCACTACTCGAAAGGGCATGAATgaagatttttaatttttaaatccaaAGATTAATCTTGAACCCCTTGAGATTAGTCCCAAGATAGGAAGGTGCACATCTCAAGGTTATAATCAAATGTATAGATATAGGTGCAAGTAAGGATGCAATAAATGACAAGCATATGAAAATGTGTGACTATTTATATGTGatactaaataaaaattaaaatcaattaaatttaacaaacaaaaaaatcatccTTCAAAACAAACACAATGAAAATTGATATAGATATAATAATTCACCATTAAAAAAGTGTCTTTTTCTCTCAAAACTCCAAAAAGAACTTATATACAATATTCAACCTCCACAAAGGTTGTGTTTGTTTTACTAAGGGGGGCCCAATCCATTTGTGTTATGACAATTAAGGCAGTGAGAAGGATGTATTCGTCTTACTATGCTCGTGTAGGATCCCAACCCTCAATTGGTGTGAGTAACCACTATAAAGTATTGTGGTTAAATGATGACGCCATCACAATTTGTGAAATTGCTTGAAATAGAAACTAGTTAGATGGGAATAAAGGTCTGTATTACTCATATGCTTTTGATCCATATAACCTACCTCTCAAATTTTGGGGGCTCATACCAGTAAGTCAATAACTGAAGAAGCATAAAATTGCCTAATGAACACATAGAAGCAGTACAAGTAAATTTTACACTGTTAATACTTCAGCTAGTTATAAGCTGGAGATTATAAGTTTAATGTAGAAGCTATAAGCTAAAGATAGTTTAATCAGGTAAGGATTTGACAAAAAGAAACTCTATAAGCAACCTTTATAGTTTGTAAACTATTAATTTCTATCTATTTCTTGCATTCTGATGATGGATAATGTAGTATGATCCGAAATGTTTTACACAGTTTCAAGTGCAAAATTTCTAACTATTAATCTCATAAGACCAAAACAATGTACTCGAAGAAAACAAATAAgtcaaatgaaaataaaataaacaaactcAATAAAATAAATTGCATCCATGTATCCATGTGAAGGGAGAGGCTtaatgttttctttttctttctgttACAGAGATTTAAACTAATTCTACTCAAAAACCATGTGCATGTGTACTTGTAAATTCTCCTTCCAACCTGACAACCATCTAATTTCACTAGACATGTTCCCCTTAAAATATAAAAATTGGCTAGGCCACATGACTGTTTACACTGGATCAGATTTAGTAAGCTTATAGTACAGTAAACTATATAAACCACAAGCTTGAGCAAGCCAAAACATGTGCATGTAAAATTTAATATGCTTATGGTACAGTAGACTATATAAACCATAAGCTTAAGCAAGCATAACCTGGTCACCCCACAAATAAGGTCAACCTAAACCCCAGCTACAATGGCTTAACTAGAACTAAAAACAGTAAAATCAACAAAAGCTTTAAGCTCAGTGTTCAGAAGTCAATTGTAAGAGATTCTGAAAAAAAACAATCAACATTTGACTGGGAAACAAATGAAAATGATTGTGCATAGTTTCTGGTTTTGATTATGAATTTTTTCTTTCACATTTCAGATTAAACTTCATAATCTTTCATCAGAAAGAAGATAAGAGAAGAATGATGCTCACTTGATGCTAGGGTCTGTAAAAACTTGATACTCAGCATTAGTGAAATGCTAAAATGGCTGTTGTTTGTTGATCTCAAATATATATCAATTAAAGAATCATTTTAGCATTATGCTGCAAATTTGATTGTCTAACAGTCCAAAGGGAAGTGAAAAAGGAAATATGGTAGGGAAGGACAGCTTTGAGCCTTCTGTAAGTTGCAGTGAACACTTAGTTATTGAGTCAAATTTCTTACTCAAGGCAATGTTTACTGATAGTAATACTGATGGGATATAAATTCAAAGATACAATGTGTTTCTTCTGCATGATGCACATTCATGGTAAGTGATCTCTTATACAAGCTAAGCGTTGGAAAAACATTTCTATACTAGCCATTTGATTCATGTTACATGATGCCAGAGAAACATGCATCAAAATTGTTGGAATTGAAACAAAACCTGCTAAAATCTATTGAGCCTCACTAGTCTCACTTCCCTGTACAAACAAAACCGCCCAGCAGCTAGTTCACTGAAAACAAGCTTTTCAGAGTGACAGAAGGCTCGACGTTAAATCCTCAAAGCAAAGCATTTCATACGCTACAAGAACCAAAACTGAGAGCACGACCCACCATCAAGGACGTGCTTATCTGAGCACCAGGTCCATCTCATTTATCTGTTGGTTAAGAGCTCCTGCACATCGAAAAACCCAAATGAAAAATGATTCAAATCTATGGACATTTCCTTAGAAAAAAATTGATTTCAAAGCTGGTTATGGTGGAATACATACAAGGTGACATTGATTTCGGGAATGCTTTCCAGTTCAGGCTTCCATGAATAACCCCCACCTCCACTTCTAGCCACAGCaggagaagaaaaataagaagccTTTGGTGGGTTGCCTGCTTCCATTTCTGTCAAAAGTGGGGTGACAATACTCTCCACCATAGTCATGGCATCTGTGCTTTCAGACATAAGAGTAGCAAGCTCTTTCTTAGATATCAGTAGCTTTAATCTCACCACCCCATCTTGTGATGGAGAAGGAATGATCTCTATGGAGGGCTTCTTATCTCTGAAACCAGACAGAGATCGAGGAAGGCATCTCTTATGGTGGGTCTGATTCTGAGTCTCAGAGGAGCTACTCTCCAAAAACTCACGGGACTTTGCAGGAGGATGAGGGATCAAATAATACAGCTCCCCTGCCTTTAACTCTGTATTATCCCACAAAGGCCTGCAACGCCCACCAAAACGATGGAATGAATCAGAATGGAAGATGGCATCATTTGGGTAGTTGCATAAAATCTCCTCTGCATACATTGGACCTTCATACTTCAAAATCTGGCCATCcattttcatcacttttattgCTGGATCTCCATGACTGCACTGTTTCACACATTGTAGCAAAGCATTCCCCATCTTCTCTGCAAAAACCCAAAAACCCAAAATCAAACCTTTATGATCTAAACACAGAAAAAAACATGTACACTCTATTAAAAATGTGATCCACGTCAAGTTTATCCAGACCCACTTTTTAAAACACAACTTCAGATGAACTAGTAAGCTCAGCAGACTATATGAAGCATTACAGGACTCCAAACACATTTAACTTAATCCAAGTCATTGAAGTATGTGCTATCTACCTCAAAATTGCTATCTACCTCAAATTTCAGAGATTCTTACAACACCAGCTGTGAATTTGATAGAGGAGTACTGATCTGAGCATACCTGAGAGATATAATGAACGATCAGAAGAAATAACAGGGCCTGATTTGAAGAAACTCCCTTTGAGCAGAGCAGGGATCACATGACCTGCAAATAACTGTAGCCTCTCAAAGGACtaataattttgaaaatagagAAGATCGT is part of the Cryptomeria japonica chromosome 10, Sugi_1.0, whole genome shotgun sequence genome and harbors:
- the LOC131029036 gene encoding uncharacterized protein LOC131029036 — encoded protein: MGNALLQCVKQCSHGDPAIKVMKMDGQILKYEGPMYAEEILCNYPNDAIFHSDSFHRFGGRCRPLWDNTELKAGELYYLIPHPPAKSREFLESSSSETQNQTHHKRCLPRSLSGFRDKKPSIEIIPSPSQDGVVRLKLLISKKELATLMSESTDAMTMVESIVTPLLTEMEAGNPPKASYFSSPAVARSGGGGYSWKPELESIPEINVTLSS